In Vitis vinifera cultivar Pinot Noir 40024 chromosome 4, ASM3070453v1, the genomic window CATTTAGATGTTGTGGGAATCAGGATTGTATTTGTCTTTTAAAACCCATATCTTTGTGACCAAATATGGATTTGGTTCATGATCTTGTTGGATATCCTTAAATTATACATCATAAAAATacgggttatttgattaaaatagatgaaataatcctaaatttattaatttaatttttcacatttttcctaaaaatgaaccatttataacatgtttttgaaaatatataaataacccTAGAGAATACCCAAAGTGaagcaacaaaataaaatttaagaaaagggTATTGCATTAGTTACCCTTATTTCATGTTTGGGAGAAAAACATGAgagaaagtaaataaaataaaaataaaaattaaataaatatttttatacccTTCTTTTtgaacttattttacttattcatattttttatataaaataaataattaaaaatatataaatttttactaattttaatcaaattcgactttatttacaattttttttaatgataaaaccattcactctttttttaatgataaaaccaattttttgttttttttataaccgaGAAACTTTCCGTTGTCAAACCTTAAGACTCTCTCTCTAAGGATAATAACCATCCAACaacatgataaaatcaaatatgaaaaataattttccttaattatttttgaaaggaGCAATGCCTTTTATCATCCATGggtttaaaatggaaaaacataaaaatgtttctccctcattcaaaaattaattaaaaaataatttgtcttAGCATGGTACTTTTCAAAGAGCAAATATAACCTGCCTTAAATTATCCATGAATTTAAAAATCCCACCCACTCACAAATTATCATTATAACAAAAAGGGTGTCAGATCCTATATCAATAATGGACCTTTTTAGTATCATTCAATGATCCAATTTAGAGTGTCTATGGTGCGCATTTTATAAAagtaatagaaaaattaaaagtgctttcaagaatataatatatttagagtgcgtttgatagtaattataAAAAACGTTTCTCACCCTTTTaacatttgaataataaaaaaatttaagggttAAAAAGtgtaaaaacatttataaattcAATGCCAAACGAACTCTTATAATGCGTTTGtcaatgatttttataaaatatttatagcatttctaagatttgaaattttttatctttcaaatactagaaagattaaaaataaaactcttactATAATCACTGTCAAACGTACTCTTAAACAACCCAGattatagcattttttttcataatatataacTTTGTTCTAGGCTACATTTGAATTTTGGTTCTAGGGAAGAGCCGAAGTGCAGCAACACAAATAAATTTGACAGAAGGATGttggaaattgttattatttggCTATATACAAGAGCCACCTCCAAAATTGTCAATGTAACAAGGACACCACTAACATTTCAGTAGCCTGCCATTTAGAACATCTTTACAAAGTCTGAGATTGCATCAagggatttttttctttttcctttcttttgtttattcttcttcttttccctGGGTTCCAATTAGTAGTAGATGGTGCATGAGGTAAAAGAAGATGACCAAAACAGCAGCTCGTGCATGTTTATGAATCtgtttttcaaagaaattaagcAGCTCTAGGGGTCTAAAACGATGAAGAAGCCGGTTCCAGATACTGACCTCTGCAGAGTTAACTTGGAAAAGGCTGCTGGGAGCCAGAGCCTGCGGTGGATTTCTTTTGAATATTTGCTGAAGCTGATGATTCAGAGGGGGATTTCTCTTGAATGTTTGCTGAAGCTGATGGTTCAGATGGAGTGGGGATTGATTCTCGTCGCCATTGTAGATGAGGGGTGGAATAGAGAGGTCTGTCAACGGCAATCTTTCCCTTGATGTGAGTAAACCGTGCTTGCACTGGCATTCCAGCATCCTGGGGTGGTGCAGATTTTCCAGTGGCCATGTCTGCCTTTCTAAAAACCTACATAGTCCAACATTTACAATGAAACAGCAGTAGAAAAAGTGAATCAAGAGTAGTTAATGAAAATGAATTCAACATCAATATTAGCCATCCAGAGTCAGACATCGAGCACATTAGTTAAGATTTTCCCCTTTCCCATTTGAGGTTAGTCCATCAGATATTGCtccagtaaaaaaaaattacccaaAGAACAATGAATGGGAGCACATGGATTCATATTTAAAATGGAAACATGACAGGAGACAAATTCAACAATTACTCCTTGGAAGTGGGACAGTACCTGACCACAGTCACTCCCTTCTACGTTTTGGGGTAGGGAAATGAAAGAAGTGAGCCAAAACTACAAATGCAAATAAATTGCAACTCAATTCCACTGACTATTAGCTTATTTAGTTTGAAATTCAAACACTTGACAGGATGCACCACTCATGGCATTCTAGTCAGCCAATATTGTACAAGACACTAATGATATCACGTTTGCATCTAGGAGGCAGTGATCCTGATAACACTGAGGTGGGAAGTTTTCTTCCCAAATATTCATTGTTGAAATTGTTCAAGGCAGATCCCTATACTAGtcagatgaaaaaaaaaacataagaagaGCCAGGGAATCACAGTTGAAGGTTCATGGATGTAAAATAGAGTGCCATCATCGAGGCATTAAAGGTGTCTCCTAACATCTTATGACTATTTAGAAAAACTCAACCCCAGCACCCACACACCACACACACCCTTTTCTCCTTTCTGCACCTAACAATGTCAGAAGATATATCAGAAAGTTTCAACACAACTACCATCCCTGGTCAACTCATATATATCATATGGAAATTTTATGAGATGTCATCATAACCTATAAGCCAGCCCAAGCTTGTCCAGGTAAATCTTGTCTCATGAAAACTTTCTAAAACACTCCCTTGCCTTGCCACATGCAGCGCCATATGTGTTTATCTCATCAGGTTTTCCAAAGATTAACTtaaccaaaccaaaccaaaaataagaaaaaaagaaattagaaataaagAAATGCATAAAAACATTGTTTCATGTTTTCCTTCACTACCACAGCTTCATCTTACCATATCAATGATCAAATTGATCCTCTACAAGAATTTTAATCAATTGGTTACCTTTACAGTTCTTGAAAAAAATGAGGTCCCACTCAATGCCAATGCTTTGTTAACAGACTCCACACTGGCAAAAGTAATGAAAGCAGACCTAAAAGAGAAATATTACATGTCATTATCCTGCATCAGAAAGCCACAATATATAGATGGCACCTACCATGGTATTAACTGCGATAGAATAGCTGAATGAATGATATTTACCTCTTTGGTTGGGCAATTGTTTCATCAGTCAAAATAACAACATTGACCACCAACCCACATTTGGCAAAGTGATTTGATAAAGCTTCTTTAGTTGCTGCAAAATGTACCTGATATTTTCCACAGGAAAGGGGCAGCAAGCTTACGAACCAATTTTAACAGCACCAGTTAAAATAGAAAGGATTCATCAACAGCAAGAATACTGAAAGATTGTGTTTATTTCAACTGGcatatatttgatttcatgtttGCAGAAGATTGAGATCACATCACAGTCTTCAGGTGCCATACTAACAGCCATAAATCTTCCTGAGGGTTTCTCCATTTATTCACTTATATTTTTTGGTCTGATAAAAAACAGGAGGGTTTGAGAGTTGCAGCAACTCATGGTTAGTTAGAAGCCTTGCTACCTACCGTCTTCAAGTCATTTCCTCCACCAATCAAGagaatatttttaacaattctTCCCACAAGAGAGTTTACTCAGGACAATCTATTTCTATATCTTTGTAATTCATATCATAGTTATCAACTCATAGTAGACCTCACAAACATTCCCAATGATCACATATATATCTGCAAAGATGCAGGCACCTTATatagtataataaaaaaataattttttggcaAAGCTTCTAGTGAGCCCACCCATTGTAACAATAAACATCTACAACATCATTAGCACtagaaaaatacatattttgaaTTCCATAGCCACCAATTGGATTGCCATTCCGTGgcaatttttgagaaaaaaaaaattatgagataaATCCTGTAACCTCAGATGTTTCATAAGTTTGAATAAGTTCCATAATAAACCTAGTACCCCAACATTCTAGATGGTTGCCCCAAGCACAGCCTGAATCCACTGAACCTGCATCAGTCAGCCTcacttttttttgataggtaaataagcaaATAGATTAAAAGCACAAGAAGGCGCACCAAGTACACAGAGTATAGAAAGAGTGccaaaaaacaagcaaaaagagaaaacaacaaACCACACCCCAAACCAACAACACTAAGCCCTGACAAGCTAAGGACAACAAGACAAACAAAACCAAGCCTCACTAGCAAGAACAAACCATAGAAACTTCAAAAGGGATTTGCATGATAAATGCATTCAAATTAACAACTCATTATGCCCTTgaggcctagctcaagtggCAAAGGGATGGGAAgagtttgtgggaggttccaagttcaagttGCAATGGGGACaacacctatcaaaaaataaaataacatacaCAATTCATTATACGACCTTGGAAAAACATATAGAATGTTTCATGGAGTTTACATTTGTTACATATACAGTTCTTGGCTCGATATCTTCCTCTGGATGTCTCAATGTACCTGCAAATGCAcaagtaaataaatttcttGCACCACTTACCTCTTGATACAGTATGATGAACAATTGTCATCATTGTAAACTATTCTGGTAACACCATGACTGACAAGAAATCTAATAAAGACATTGTAATGGTGGTAAAAATTAAATGTGCCTCAACAACTAAGTTTTTGACAGGTAACTTATCAATGATAACATCAAAGTTCATTCAGTAACTTGCATGGGTGGCCCAGGGGTAAAAAAGCAAACCTGAGCTGAACCATGAACTCGAATGTCCTGGTTCTAGCACGGTGTTTCCTTGTTATcaacatacatatatacaaatagtTCACTaggtaaaaaacaaaattacctCAGAACATAGTACACCAGAAGTTAAAAAGTCAATTCCTGACTGAGGAAGAGGGTAAAGGAAGAGAGGATAAACCTTGCAACTATTCCTTTCCATATTCGAGgcctatttatttttctttgaccCTTTCCTATCTATCTTGATTCTTAAATAGATGCCAGAGATtttctagaaataaaaaaaaataaacagaaaTTTACTAATAAGAAGTGCTGTCTATAACCAcctcaaaatagttttataaatttttatggccTCATCCACGGATCCAACACTTGGGAAGCTAGAAAGATTGGGTGCAAAACAAAACATCTAAACAGAATTATTATTCAATTCATCATCCAAAAAAACACAAATCTGAATCATCACATGATACTGAAGACAAAAAAGTGGAATCACAATTGATGAGATagagaaaaaacaataaaatggcAGAAACCACTCCACATGCTCCTTTCCATATTCTCAAGATGTTaatctttcattattttttacttaaaaccACCACACACATCATAGAGAAAACCTTGTCAAAATTTGACAATAATTAGCAACTcttaaaacaagaaaagcccCAATAattgcattattattattcacttCGAAAGGTTGCTCCAGAATGGCCTCACCAGAACTAGATGATAAATCAGGCTTTCCACCTCTTTTCAGATCTGTGTGCTTTGATCGAAGCTTACACATTTCCCTTTCAAGTTGATGAAATCTTACTTTCAAATCTAACATTTTCTGCAAGAGAAAAGGCTCAAATACTTCAACATATGGATCAACTCAAACATTCACttgataaacaaaataaataacatatatgGCTGCTGAAAATACTAGATGGTTGCATTTGGAATAAGGTCATTCTTGAGAGCTTGCATAGGATTGAAATTCAGTGATGTATTCATTTCTTAAACTCAAATTTAGCATCCACATAAAAACATCCAGAAACCTGAGCAAATGTTGCCTCTGAAACCTCTTCGGCCAGTTTTGTCTTTTTGGAATCTCCTGAAGTTTCTTTATATTGAACATCCATGTTCCCCTTGTCCACCAAAGAAACTGAACTGTTACCTGGGCCAGTACTACTCTCACCAAAGTGCCTCTTTCGGCTGATATTACTGGCACCATTTAGTTTGCCAGTATTACTCACACCACTCTCCAATTTCTTACATTTTCCAGAATTGTAAGCACCATTACCAAGCCCAGGAGCTTCTTGTTTACTATGTCTTTCAGTTGGCGAAGGAAGCACTGGTACACTCTGGTCTAGAAAAACTCCATTTTGCTCTCTAATAGAAATACCAGGTGCATCAACAGTTTTGCTCctttcaaatgtatttttttgcGGTTTGCCCAATCTATCCCAAACACTACCCCGTGACTTGTCATACTGGTGGGATACTGCAGTGACCACTTTGGGAGAAAGACTTCTTCCATATGCATTGGCAGAAGATGTTTGCCTGGGAAGAGGATTATCTGCATATAGAAAGGACATCTCACCTCAATGTGATCAACTCATGTGTAATGCAGATTTTAATGCGTAAATTTATACTATAGATAACCTTGTAACTTCACGGATGCATAAGAAGGCATAATTTTTCTGCTCACACCTTTAGCGTGAATAGACTCAAAAATTGATATGCTTGCTTGTAAATCATATACATGGATTTAATGAACTTTCGAGACATATTTCAGTAGCCTTAACAAGTACAATACCTGCAATAGAAGACTGTAATCTTCTAGGATATGGCTGTTTTGAGGGTGAGAAAAGTTTTTTAGGCAAGTCAATGGCTTTACTATCAACAATCTGCTCTACAATATGCCAATGTTAGAAAATGGAATGCATTAGGGATAAAATTAGAAATCAAATAAATGGTTCACATTTGCCAACCTTCTGATATTTATCCATGTAGAGAATTCTTTCTTCTCCACTAGCTGGCATCACTGAAAAGCTATCCTTTCCAGAACATCCATGTGCCAAAAAATCATCATAAATGTCCTCAACTGGCTCAAGTTCACTTCGCATACCATTTCCAGACATCAGTAAGGATACCTTCTCAGTATTAATATCATTTGAAGGTGCAGCAAAACCTGCAGACCGTTGAAAGCCCTCAGAAAAGTCTGTATCATCTGGAAGAGTATAAAAAGCATAGGTTGATGGGTGGCGCAACTCCTCACCTTCAGTCTGCCATGggaaattataatttatgtcACCAATTTACCAAACAAAGAAAGCACTATTCTGAACAAAGAAATGCATCCATCATACCGATATTACAGGTGATCCATCATCATTGCTGGTGCCATGATTATGAAAGTTCCTTGACCTTTTAGCTCTGTACTCCATATCAGCGTCATTGTCATGGGGACTGCTGAAGGTGACACCCTTGGGATCCAATGGGACAATGCTTGTATTTGATTGATTGGCATAGTCCAAGAGAAGATCCCATAACCTAGATAAAAGTAATACAGACTATAAATATCAGAGTAACTAACACATGTATCCAAGATACACTTTCAATATTTGAATCAGGATTTGTTTTTTTGTCGCTACATTGTATACACAATATGTGAGCCAAACACATCCTTTTCAATGCCCCCTTTAGCTAAAACCCGAGCATtcaaataacaataacaacaaaCAACAATGTTGCAGtacttttttaaaatgtttcaaagaaaCCGTTATTAGTTTTTTCAATGAGGATGCAACAGGTCTAGAATCATACTACCATGATACAAATTCCTCACTCCGTTCTCCAAGAAATGCCTCCAAATCATCTCTAGCTTGATTTCGATGCTTTCCATTACAAACGAGCACTGTAATATACTCCTAAAAAGAAGTAAAACTTCAGAGCATTATTCAACTATAAAGAGTATTATAAAAGTGAAGGTGTCAACATGCCAATGCCATAACCTAAGCTCATTATAAGCTTTTGACATCTCAACTAAAATATACAAGTTTCCtgccaaaattcaaaaatctattttggaaaattttcagaGCTTTCCATGAAAAAAGGAACCAAATCCAACAGTCTCAATCCCATCTGCCAAAACCTATAGATGGTTTCATGAACAGCATGATACATAATGCTGAAGCCACAACCAAGAATCCTTTACACTCAATCCACAATAtctaagaaaaagaaactatAATTCcaggagcaaaaaaaaaaaaatttgcacaGAATCACAATGATAAGATAATAATTCCAACCCATGGAGGATTTCTTTTAGAGATATCTCTACCAAAGAAAGCTACTAAATAGTGCACCCAAGAGAATGGGTCTGAATATTTTCCTAATTCTTTTAAATTCTGATCAAATGATAGAACAAAACTCTAAACCCCACCCTACCCTTGCCCTGACTAtcaaataagtttaaattttttaaaaaataatcataaaatgcATATTGAAAGGCTGAAAGCAGCCAAAAAACGGCAGGCGGTGGAAACCTTGAAAACTTCCTTTACATGCATTTTCCACTGTTTGGTTCCTacgaaaataaataaataaaaacccagCCGACCCAACCAGATTTTTTCGAgaataaaacaaggaaaaaaaaattaacaagtaGGGTTcggatttcttttttcttaatttatctTGTTATTGTGATGGAAGTAGTGAGAATCCAAACGGCACATGAAGAAAGAGCCTGGAACGGGATGCAGAGTCAGGGGAAGTATAATCAAAATCCAAAGCCTGAAATGATGAAAAGGGTAGGGGGGAgtagtagagagagagagagatgaagaGAGAAATAGAATTACAGCGAGCACGTCATCGGTGTAGTTTCCAAGGAATTCGAGAAGCTTGTGAGAAATAGAAGATTTGAGAGTGGTTGCCAGCGGAGAATTTATAGGGATCTTGAATGATTTAGGGTTTCCCATTTCGCAGCCCGCCTTCTGGAGAAACGAAGAGGACGAGACGATTAGACCAacagtctctctctctctctctcaccacCCTCGCTCTTACTCAGACTGCCGCTGCTCTTCCTACTATCATTATAAGTTTATGTTTATTTTCGTCTTTGCCACgtcattaattaaaattaattaaataatatccTTTTCCacattatatataaatgatatttttcttttatagaaaaaaaatatataaaaaacagtattttactattttatatttagatttcaaaaaaaaaatttattctacaaataattaaaaacaattatttaagaagggttttttaaaaattatgaaaaaaaagcctaaatttctaatatatattggGATGTAATTTCTAAATACAATGCACCATGGATATGAAATTTTTGTCAAATTTGAGTGAAgcttaaaatatttgttaaattttattatgaaaaatagtttttttcgtgtttgatttcattataattaacattaattaaaattttacatattttaaaattatgtaatcATCAAAgataatatgaaaaacaatttgaaaaaatatataaaaataattattgattttaaatctttttttttcttttaatttttctttttctctatttttcccttttattttctttccctcgcatttttccaaaaactaaacATAGCCTATATGAATTCCATACATTAGAACTTAGACATAAGTCGAAGTCCAAGGCATAATTTGAAAAAACCGAATGACGATATGGGTACATCTcgcttttataaaatataattcaataacaaaattatatgaaatttcaatctccattaaaaaaaaaattaaaattagaagttttaaaaaaagtaaaagagaaggaaatgaatAAATCACACCTCTACAGCATGAGCATAGTTTTAAACGGCGAGGTTAAGTGCACCTATACTCAAGGTGCAATCACTCTAATTATAGGGTCTTGCTTACCAAGACATGAACACACTTTATCAactttattcttcttttttaaatgcttttattcttgaaatttatataatttctttactttttatattaaatgcttcatttaaataattaaaatttaaaatctttaattacttggattagattttaaattatattttataaaatcgaTACGTGCATTTCACTTTACTCAAACACACTTTGTGTTGCATCTTACGCCTGAGTGTGCCTTGTGCCTAAGCCGCCTTGTGCCTTTTAAGACTACGGGGACGAGGGGGGGTCAGTGAAGCACTACAACTAGGGAGTGGTTAGTGGTTGCCTTTAACAAGTATGCTGGGCATCCTTGCACACTTGTACTCCAATTTGCCAAGTTTTTCAGACTCACTTTTTTATGGGGTTAATCCCCCAAAGTTCTAAAAAGGAGATGA contains:
- the LOC100854295 gene encoding uncharacterized protein LOC100854295 isoform X3, whose translation is MGNPKSFKIPINSPLATTLKSSISHKLLEFLGNYTDDVLAEYITVLVCNGKHRNQARDDLEAFLGERSEEFVSWLWDLLLDYANQSNTSIVPLDPKGVTFSSPHDNDADMEYRAKRSRNFHNHGTSNDDGSPVISTEGEELRHPSTYAFYTLPDDTDFSEGFQRSAGFAAPSNDINTEKVSLLMSGNGMRSELEPVEDIYDDFLAHGCSGKDSFSVMPASGEERILYMDKYQKSRLLIVKPLTCLKNFSHPQNSHILEDYSLLLQKMLDLKVRFHQLEREMCKLRSKHTDLKRGGKPDLSSSSGTLRHPEEDIEPRTVYVTNVHFAATKEALSNHFAKCGLVVNVVILTDETIAQPKRSAFITFASVESVNKALALSGTSFFSRTVKVFRKADMATGKSAPPQDAGMPVQARFTHIKGKIAVDRPLYSTPHLQWRRESIPTPSEPSASANIQEKSPSESSASANIQKKSTAGSGSQQPFPS
- the LOC100854295 gene encoding uncharacterized protein LOC100854295 isoform X1 yields the protein MGNPKSFKIPINSPLATTLKSSISHKLLEFLGNYTDDVLAEYITVLVCNGKHRNQARDDLEAFLGERSEEFVSWLWDLLLDYANQSNTSIVPLDPKGVTFSSPHDNDADMEYRAKRSRNFHNHGTSNDDGSPVISTEGEELRHPSTYAFYTLPDDTDFSEGFQRSAGFAAPSNDINTEKVSLLMSGNGMRSELEPVEDIYDDFLAHGCSGKDSFSVMPASGEERILYMDKYQKIVDSKAIDLPKKLFSPSKQPYPRRLQSSIADNPLPRQTSSANAYGRSLSPKVVTAVSHQYDKSRGSVWDRLGKPQKNTFERSKTVDAPGISIREQNGVFLDQSVPVLPSPTERHSKQEAPGLGNGAYNSGKCKKLESGVSNTGKLNGASNISRKRHFGESSTGPGNSSVSLVDKGNMDVQYKETSGDSKKTKLAEEVSEATFAQKMLDLKVRFHQLEREMCKLRSKHTDLKRGGKPDLSSSSGTLRHPEEDIEPRTVYVTNVHFAATKEALSNHFAKCGLVVNVVILTDETIAQPKRSAFITFASVESVNKALALSGTSFFSRTVKVFRKADMATGKSAPPQDAGMPVQARFTHIKGKIAVDRPLYSTPHLQWRRESIPTPSEPSASANIQEKSPSESSASANIQKKSTAGSGSQQPFPS
- the LOC100854295 gene encoding uncharacterized protein LOC100854295 isoform X2; this encodes MGNPKSFKIPINSPLATTLKSSISHKLLEFLGNYTDDVLAEYITVLVCNGKHRNQARDDLEAFLGERSEEFVSWLWDLLLDYANQSNTSIVPLDPKGVTFSSPHDNDADMEYRAKRSRNFHNHGTSNDDGSPVISTEGEELRHPSTYAFYTLPDDTDFSEGFQRSAGFAAPSNDINTEKVSLLMSGNGMRSELEPVEDIYDDFLAHGCSGKDSFSVMPASGEERILYMDKYQKIVDSKAIDLPKKLFSPSKQPYPRRLQSSIADNPLPRQTSSANAYGRSLSPKVVTAVSHQYDKSRGSVWDRLGKPQKNTFERSKTVDAPGISIREQNGVFLDQSVPVLPSPTERHSKQEAPGLGNGAYNSGKCKKLESGVSNTGKLNGASNISRKRHFGESSTGPGNSSVSLVDKGNMDVQYKETSGDSKKTKLAEEVSEATFAQKMLDLKVRFHQLEREMCKLRSKHTDLKRGGKPDLSSSSGTLRHPEEDIEPRTVYVTNVHFAATKEALSNHFAKCGLVVNVVILTDETIAQPKRSAFITFASVESVNKALALSGTSFFSRTVKFWLTSFISLPQNVEGSDCGQVLSHFQGVIVEFVSCHVSILNMNPCAPIHCSLGNFFLLEQYLMD